The genomic interval ATTAAGTTTGTTTGGCTAGCATAGCTTGATTAAAATCAACGAAGGATTGAAAACCCATTCCTCCTTCAAACTTGGATTTACAGAGTAACTTCCATCTTTTCCAATGTATTTTAGACCCATCCTTATTagaaccccaccaaaaatttTCCATCATAGACTCTATTTGATTGCAGAAACCCAATGGCAAGCGAAAACAACTCATTGCGTATGTAGGAATCGATTGCACCACCGCTTTCAAAAGTACTTCTTTCCCCCCAATAGAAAACAGTTTGTCATTCCAAGCAGTTAGGAGCTTCCATATTCTGTCCTTGACATTACTAAATAACTCCTTCTTGTTATGACTTGAGTATGCAGGAAGACCTAGGTAAGTCTCATGACATTCACAGATTGGCATCCCCAAAGTTTGGCTGAAGAAAGTTCTTGCATCGTGTGAAGTGTTGGGTGAGAAAGACATGATTGACTTGTTGGTATTAAGGAATTGTCCTGAAGCTTGACGGTAGATCTCCAAAATCTTTTTTATGGCTAAAGCAGACTCTGATTTGCATGGCAGAAAAGGAGACTATCATTAGCAAATAACAAGTGAGATACCGACGGAGCTTGCCTTGTGAGCTTTAATCCCAACAAATTTCCCATATGCTCTTCATGGTGTAGCAGCCGTGAGAGACCTTCTGAACAAATTAAAAAAGGTAAGGCGACAAAGGATCACCTTGACGAAGTCCTCTTGTTGGCCAGACATTGCCCACAATTTCTCCATTTAGCTGAAAGGAGAAACTATTGGACAATAAAAACCGCATAATGAGAGAGATCCATTGATGAGCAAAACCCATTTTTTCCATTACCGCAGACAAATAATCCCATTCAACTCTATCAAAAGCCTTGCTCATATCCAGCTTGAGCGCCGAAAAACCCTTATTGCCTTGAGTCTTGTGTTTGAGGTGATGAACCAATTCAAAAGCAACAAGAATGTTGTCAGTGATCAGACGGTTTGGGAGGAAAGCACTCTGATTCTCAGATATCACGAAAGGTAGAACATCTTTAAACCGTAGCACTATCACTTTGGAAATCAACTTGTAAATCACATTACATAGACTAATAGGTCTATAATCCCCCATGGCTTTCGGTTTTTTGATCTTTGGGATGAGAGTTATGATTGAGTTATTTATTCTGCTCATATCATGACCCTCATTCAAAACTCCAAGGACTACATCTGTGACATCGGTGCCTACATGATCCCAACAATGTTGATAAAACATGGCAGACATACCATCACTGCCAGGGCTTTTGTCAGGACTCATTGAGTGAAGAGCATCAAGTACTTCTTTGTCTGAAAAAGGACGTAACAGCGAGTCGTTCATTTCAGCAGTAACAGTAGTGGGAATTGCATGTAAAACCTGCTGCAAAGCTTCTGTGTGTGTACCCGAAGCAAAGAATAAGTCCCcaaaaaaattgcaaataaCATCAGTCATCCCGTGCTTTGAAGTGACAACAACACCATCCTCATTATGCAACGATTTGATTGTGTTGTTGGTCTTTCGTGAAGACGCATAAGCATGAAAACATTTTGTATTCTCATCTCCACATTGTAACCAATCAATTCTTGATCTTTCCTGCCAATAAACCTCTTCTTGGGAGAGCAATTCATCTAGAGTATCCTCCATTTTTTTTAGATTGCACATTGAAACATCAGTTCGGACTTGTTGGTTATTAAGAAGTTCTACCTCTTTATGAGCAGCTGTGATTTTCTTCTTGAAATTGCTATATTTATGGTGATGCCATTGTTGTAAAGAACTGGAACAAGCCTCTATATTAGTGCAGAAATTGTCAATTGCAGTACCTTGCAAACTTTTTTTCCAAGTCTGATGGATGATATCGGTTGCTGCAGAATCGGACAGccataatttttcaaatctgAACCGTGAGAGCCTCTTAACTTCAGGTTGTTGGTGTGCCAAAGGAACAACTTCAACTGTTATTGCTCTATGGTCTGATTTATAATAGTCCAGGTGTTTGGTTAAAATCGGCTGAAAAGTATTACTCCATTGATCATTTACAAAACACCAATCAAGCCTTTCCTTCATTGCATTGACATTGTGACGCCCTTTAATCCAAGTGAAAGGATCTCCGTCAAAAGGTTGCTCATAAAGGTAGCATATGTCCAAAACTGATCGAAATTTGTCCATTTGTTGCTCACATCGTAACGCCCCGCcatgtttattttcatttgaaAGAATTTCATTGAAATCGCCAATCACAAGCCAAGGCATCAAAGGAGCGACATCCTTACATCTCTCAAGGAGTTTCCAGGTGTGAATTCGATTGTGAGTTTCAGAAGCGCCATAAAAAGCAGAGAAATGCCAAGATGGCCCATTATCACACTTCATGTAGcaatcaaatatatttatattataattaagaaGATTTACATCTACATTGTCTTTCCATAACAAAAACAAACCCCCACTTAACTCGACCCTAGGAACCTCTAACCCATTAGGAAAATGTAAAGCTTGACGAAAACGAGTAACTTCATTACATACTAATTTAGTTTccataataaataatacatgagGAGATTGTTGCTTCACAAGCAAACGAAGTTGTCTGAATGCGCTAGGATTCCCCAAACCACGCGCATTCCAGCTAAGGATTTTCATGGCTGGTTGCGGGGCTGTGAGACAGCCTCCGCAAAGTTGTCCAAAGAAACGGATGGATCTGCATCAGTGTCAGAAGCATTCCGGTTCACCTCAGCATCAGTGGACAGAACTGAATTTGAGGAAGCAAGTTGAAGACCCCTGCAATGCTTAAGAGCCTTTCTCATTGACAAGTTTCCTGGCAGTCTCTTGGAAGATCGGTTTGGTGACTGGTTTTCTTTGCCAAAAGATGCAGCAGTAGTCATGGAGATTGTGGAATCGGTTATGATAGGAGCGTGGACTTGTGGGCTAGCCATGTTGGAGAGGGTGGTGTAAGTATC from Cannabis sativa cultivar Pink pepper isolate KNU-18-1 chromosome 4, ASM2916894v1, whole genome shotgun sequence carries:
- the LOC133036849 gene encoding uncharacterized protein LOC133036849 gives rise to the protein MKILSWNARGLGNPSAFRQLRLLVKQQSPHVLFIMETKLVCNEVTRFRQALHFPNGLEVPRVELSGGLFLLWKDNVDVNLLNYNINIFDCYMKCDNGPSWHFSAFYGASETHNRIHTWKLLERCKDVAPLMPWLVIGDFNEILSNENKHGGALRCEQQMDKFRSVLDICYLYEQPFDGDPFTWIKGRHNVNAMKERLDWCFVNDQWSNTFQPILTKHLDYYKSDHRAITVEVVPLAHQQPEVKRLSRFRFEKLWLSDSAATDIIHQTWKKSLQGTAIDNFCTNIEACSSSLQQWHHHKYSNFKKKITAAHKEVELLNNQQVRTDVSMCNLKKMEDTLDELLSQEEVYWQERSRIDWLQCGDENTKCFHAYASSRKTNNTIKSLHNEDGVVVTSKHGMTDVICNFFGDLFFASGTHTEALQQVLHAIPTTVTAEMNDSLLRPFSDKEVLDALHSMSPDKSPGSDGMSAMFYQHCWDHVGTDVTDVVLGVLNEGHDMSRINNSIITLIPKIKKPKAMGDYRPISLCNVIYKLISKVIVLRFKDVLPFVISENQSAFLPNRLITDNILVAFELVHHLKHKTQGNKGFSALKLDMSKAFDRVEWDYLSAVMEKMGFAHQWISLIMRFLLSNSFSFQLNGEIVGNVWPTRGLRQESALAIKKILEIYRQASGQFLNTNKSIMSFSPNTSHDARTFFSQTLGMPICECHETYLGLPAYSSHNKKELFSNVKDRIWKLLTAWNDKLFSIGGKEVLLKAVVQSIPTYAMSCFRLPLGFCNQIESMMENFWWGSNKDGSKIHWKRWKLLSRLLKHRYFPSNTFLEAHKGHSPSLTWQGIHWGRELLLKGLRYKIGNGFHVRCGIDPWIPGHDEFKLIYFSGEPSTPVSTYIHDTMEWNLPLLHEDFAQIDIDRILTTPLSFYQSTDRLFWHHTTNGLYSVKSGFHLASSISEKHQESSSDDHKSWWKYFWALQIPPKVKIFAWKVVQNALPVATGLHKRNVIDSALCSRCKHAWESIGHALFSCKSAKAVWKGTKFLIDYHHAHSMFNGDYLIHLATTMEKMDVEEIICVMWSIWNDRNKVLHGGLPRDPISIASFALNYIEKNRSAKGLSCKKLQQEITHRNATSQSRPVHQTSSNQEFVQGPHLTAVNSQGMPTLHTMSAPSRSPCQQFRENHTELQPQTASHQHPAAAAQFPHNNSDAAGSVPRQQLLDNISWTPPAMNELKMNVDAAANFKDQTLGIGAVVRNYKGAVIAALSKRVQGCFRSDEMEAKALFHSLNWVKQYPFLIAMVETDALRVSSALNSSHKDLSCFADLIDDVRCLLSSFPRVTIIHARRQANKAAHGLARYALELDEDCRIPIVVSEHANGLFLVTFECEGDKGRIPEGQSWHFSQSVTIFAAPHNSFPITHEYLHYAILDPDKTIIGKGIGPYLRMRILLDVNFPLRRGLNLQFIKTGREIIKWLFFKYERLPDFCYFCGKLDHTRK